The proteins below are encoded in one region of Pseudomonas putida S13.1.2:
- a CDS encoding alpha/beta fold hydrolase: MIQPVAERTPAGTSYLSVGQGQPVVLIHGVGLNKEMWGGQIVGLANDYRVIAYDMLGHGQSRVPAADTPLEGYADQLAELLDHLQIQQATVIGFSMGGLVARAFALNYPQRLAALVVLNSVFNRTPEQSAGVIARAAQAAELGPDANVDAALDRWFSREYKAANPAQVAAIRQVLASNDPQGYHTTYSLFATQDMYRAGDLGSIQVPTLIATGELDSGSTPAMTRQLAASIPGAHSVVLAEQRHMMPVEAPREVNKMLLDFLAQARTLTESAKGIVA; this comes from the coding sequence ATGATTCAGCCTGTCGCTGAACGTACACCTGCCGGCACCAGCTACCTGTCCGTAGGCCAGGGCCAACCCGTGGTACTGATCCACGGCGTGGGCCTGAACAAGGAAATGTGGGGCGGTCAGATCGTTGGCCTGGCCAACGACTACCGTGTCATCGCCTACGACATGCTCGGCCATGGTCAAAGCCGCGTACCGGCTGCCGACACGCCGCTGGAAGGCTACGCCGACCAGCTCGCCGAACTGCTCGACCACCTGCAAATTCAACAAGCGACCGTGATCGGCTTCTCCATGGGCGGGCTGGTTGCCCGTGCCTTTGCCCTTAACTACCCGCAGCGCCTGGCTGCACTGGTCGTGCTCAACAGCGTGTTCAACCGTACCCCCGAGCAGAGTGCCGGCGTGATCGCCCGCGCTGCCCAGGCAGCGGAGCTGGGCCCCGACGCCAACGTCGATGCTGCCCTCGACCGCTGGTTCAGCCGTGAATACAAGGCAGCCAACCCGGCGCAGGTCGCCGCCATTCGCCAGGTGCTGGCGAGCAACGACCCGCAGGGCTACCACACCACGTATTCGCTGTTTGCCACCCAGGACATGTACCGCGCCGGCGACCTGGGCAGCATTCAGGTGCCGACGCTGATCGCCACGGGCGAACTCGACTCGGGCTCCACCCCGGCCATGACCCGCCAGCTCGCCGCCAGCATTCCGGGTGCGCACAGTGTGGTCCTCGCCGAGCAACGGCATATGATGCCGGTAGAAGCACCCCGTGAAGTCAACAAGATGCTGCTGGACTTCCTCGCGCAAGCCCGCACCCTCACCGAATCCGCCAAGGGGATTGTTGCATGA